aagctgcgacacgccccgagtacagggggtcacgctgcacaggcagcccacagcccagaagcTGCCGGGCCTGTGGAAAGGACCCTACCCCGCTTACACGGGAGGCTCGGGGACCAGGTTGCTCCCTTTTCCCCACGGGCCTGGAGACACCGGCTCGCGCCCTCCTTACAGGGCagccgggctccgggcagccaaaggaGCAAAGCAGCCGAAGGCAAACGACGGCACAAACACTGAGCCTGCTTACGGGGAGGTCGCCCTGCACAAAGCCAGGCGGGCCACACTCAAGGTGGCGGCAAAGCCCTTGCGTTACCACAGTTTCCGTCAGACACGAGCGCCTTTGCCCAGTGtgccttgcccagctctgcttttccagcCCGACGCCCATTCTCTTCTCGACGCCTCTTGCCTCGCCGCGCCAGGCCTCGTCCCCTGTCGGTGCCAGCTGCCGACGAGGAAGGAAGACAGATTTAGGCCTCAGGGGCGCCTCTTCCTCCGGACCCACGGGAAACGgccacctccccaggggtgcccccggccagcttcccacccgcaggcagccccgGCGCCGCAAAGCCCTCCCACCTGGGCTTGTCTCACCCAAGCGCTGCACGGCAGACTTCCGGTCAGTGCTGGAGACGGGATGCGAGGCGGGAACCCTGGTCACATCCAGCTGGGCACGTAAAGCAGCGGCCGCAGAGGCTGCACAATCCTGCTCACAGGGGGGCTGCAGtcgctgctggcatcaaaaagCACCTGGGATGCAAGGGCACTGAGCGGGCCCCGGCCTACAGGGCAGCCCTGGTCCCGGAGGCCCAgggaggctcctcctctccatttcAGGGGCATCTAGATCCACACCCCGCTACGGGCGCGGGCACCCCACtcaggctgccagctgagcgCAAAGGCACTTCGACCCGGGCCCGCTTACGGGTGGGTCAACGCCCAGGGAGCCAAGAGATTGGCCTAGACCTGCAGCTACAGGAAAGAGAGTCAGCAACCAGGCAGTGGGGTTTCACAGACAGAGGCTGGGTCACGGCGGGAGGTCCCAACCCCAAGCGCGGGGGCCGGGGCGCACACCTTAAGCCAAATAAACCTGGAGCCATGCTGttgaaagcctggggccagacatacccaccctgattacaggggggttccctccaacctcccgccgggcaccgcgacaCACAGCCCTACTTACAGGacggccgctctcgcctcggcactcccaaaaacaCCTACGGAGCCACGGGCTCCGGCCCGCAACCAACTTTCGGGAcggccctcctggctgcagcacggcaacacctcttcaggagcccagggagccaccccgaccctctaagggcccagcAAGGCTCCTTCCTCTTAGCTGCCTAAAACAGCCTCCTAGGCCCTGCTTACAGGGACCTCgggctgctcctggggacaAACAGGGACAGAGGGCTCCACAACTCACCACgcaggccccgactacagggctgctgagctgaCACGTTGACAACAGGACACGCTGCCGTGGAGGCAGAGACCCGGGCCCTGAACTACGGGGCCTTCGCTGTGTCCCtagaggacaaggaggggcaagctgagctcccactccgctcggggactccaaggagactgccctgttactgcccagagcccctctttccctcctgggaagcctaagctaagctgcagcacttttcacagcaacctaaaCGACAAGCACGCGcacgcacacacagacacacacgcaGAGGCAAGGGCGGGGCCATACACacacctcttcccaggagagggagcaagccctgggcagccactgttgggacagccatccttaccccggagcaggagagaagagggtcagacttggcctCGCCAGACTGTGTGGAGCGCAGGGAAGCCTCGGGACACCAAAGGCCTTCAGGGGtggccaaaggacaaaagctgcgacacgccccgagtacagggggtcacgctgcacaggcagcccacagcccagaagcTGCCGGGCCTGTGGAAAGGACCCTACCCCGCTTACACGGGAGGCTCGGGGACCAGGTTGCTCCCTTTTCCCCACGGGCCTGGAGACACCGGCTCGCGCCCTCCTTACAGGGCagccgggctccgggcagccaaaggaGCAAAGCAGCCGAAGGCAAACGACGGCACAAACACTGAGCCTGCTTACGGGGAGGTCGCCCTGCACAAAGCCAGGCGGGCCACACTCAAGGTGGCGGCAAAGCCCTTGCGTTACCACAGTTTCCGTCAGACACGAGCGCCTTTGCCCAGTGtgccttgcccagctctgcttttccagcCCGACGCCCATTCTCTTCTCGACGCCTCTTGCCTCGCCGCGCCAGGCCTCGTCCCCTGTCGGTGCCAGCTGCCGACGAGGAAGGAAGACAGATTTAGGCCTCAGGGGCGCCTCTTCCTCCGGACCCACGGGAAACGgccacctccccaggggtgcccccggccagcttcccacccgcaggcagccccgGCGCCGCAAAGCCCTCCCACCTGGGCTTGTCTCACCCAAGCGCTGCACGGCAGACTTCCGGTCAGTGCTGGAGACGGGATGCGAGGCGGGAACCCTGGTCACATCCAGCTGGGCACGTAAAGCAGCGGCCGCAGAGGCTGCACAATCCTGCTCACAGGGGGGCTGCAGtcgctgctggcatcaaaaagCACCTGGGATGCAAGGGCACTGAGCGGGCCCCGGCCTACAGGGCAGCCCTGGTCCCGGAGGCCCAgggaggctcctcctctccatttcAGGGGCATCTAGATCCACACCCCGCTACGGGGGCGGGCACCCCACtcaggctgccagctgagcgCAAAGGCACTTCGACCCGGGCCCGCTTACGGGTGGGTCAACGCCCAGGGAGCCAAGAGATTGGCCTAGACCTGCAGCTACAGGAAAGAGAGTCAGCAACCAGGCAGTGGGGTTTCACAGACAGAGGCTGGGTCACGGCGGGAGGTCCCAACCCCAAGCGCGGGGGCCGGGGCGCACACCTTAAGCCAAATAAACCTGGAGCCATGCTGttgaaagcctggggccagacatacccaccctgattacaggggggttccctccaacctcccgccgggcaccgcgacaCACAGCCCTACTTACAGGacggccgctctcgcctcggcactcccaaaaacaCCTACGGAGCCACGGGCTCCGGCCCGCAACCAACTTTCGGGAcggccctcctggctgcagcacggcaacacctcttcaggagcccagggagccaccccgaccctctaagggcccagcAAGGCTCCTTCCTCTTAGCTGCCTAAAACAGCCTCCTAGGCCCTGCTTACAGGGACCTCgggctgctcctggggacaAACAGGGACAGAGGGCTCCACAACTCACCACACAGGTCCCGACTacagggctgctgagctgaCACGTTGACAACAGGACACGCTGCCGTGGAGGCAGAGACCCGGGCCCTGAACTACGGGGCCTTCGCTGTGTCCCtagaggacaaggaggggcaagctgagctcccactccgctcggggactccaaggagactgccctgttactgcccagagcccctctttccctcctgggaagcctaagctaagctgcagcacttttcacagcaacctaaaTGACAAGCACGCGcacgcacacacagacacacacgcaGAGGCAAGGGCGGGGCCATACACacacctcttcccaggagagggagcaagccctgggcagccactgttgggacagccatccttaccccggagcaggagagaagagggtcagacttggcctCGCCAGACTGTGTGGAGCGCAGGGAAGCCTCGGGACACCAAAGGCCTTCAGGGGtggccaaaggacaaaagctgcgacacgccccgagtacagggggtcacgctgcacaggcagcccacagcccagaagcTGCCGGGCCTGTGGAAAGGACCCTACCCCGCTTACACGGGAGGCTCGGGGACCAGGTTGCTCCCTTTTCCCCACGGGCCTGGAGACACCGGCTCGCGCCCTCCTTACAGGGCagccgggctccgggcagccaaaggaGCAAAGCAGCCGAAGGCAAACGACGGCACAAACACTGAGCCTGCTTACGGGGAGGTCGCCCTGCACAAAGCCAGGCGGGCCACACTCAAGGTGGCGGCAAAGCCCTTGCGTTACCACAGTTTCCGTCAGACACGAGCGCCTTTGCCCAGTGtgccttgcccagctctgcttttccagcCCGACGCCCATTCTCTTCTCGACGCCTCTTGCCTCGCCGCGCCAGGCCTCGTCCCCTGTCGGTGCCAGCTGCCGACGAGGAAGGAAGACAGATTTAGGCCTCAGGGGCGCCTCTTCCTCCGGACCCACGGGAAACGgccacctccccaggggtgcccccggccagcttcccacccgcaggcagccccgGTGCCGCAAAGCCCTCCCACCTGGGCTTGTCTCACCCAAGCGCTGCACGGCAGACTTCCGGTCAGGACtggagacgggctgcgaggcgggAACCCTGGTCACATCCAGCTGGGCACGTAAAGCAGCGGCCGCAGAGGCTGCACAATCCTGCTCACAGGGGGGCTGCAGtcgctgctggcatcaaaaagCACCTGGGATGCAAGGGCACTGAGCGGGCCCCGGCCTACAGGGCAGCCCTGGTCCCGGAGGCCCAgggaggctcctcctctccatttcAGGGGCATCTAGATCCACACCCCGCTACGGGGGCGGGCACCCCACtcaggctgccagctgagcgCAAAGGCACTTCGACCCGGGCCCGCTTACGGGTGGGTCAACGCCCAGGGAGCCAAGAGATTGGCCTAGACCTGCAGCTACAGGAAAGAGAGTCAGCAACCAGGCAGTGGGGTTTCACAGACAGAGGCTGGGTCACGGCGGGAGGTCCCAACCCCAAGCGCGGGGGCCGGGGCGCACACCTTAAGCCAAATAAACCTGGAGCCATGCTGttgaaagcctggggccagacatacccaccctgattacaggggggttccctccaacctcccgccgggcaccgcgacaCACAGCCCTACTTACAGGacggccgctctcgcctcggcactcccaaaaacaCCTACGGAGCCACGGGCTCCGGCCCGCAACCAACTTTCGGGatggccctcctggctgcagcacggcaacacctcttcaggagcccagggagccaccccgaccctctaagggcccagcAAGGCTCCTTCCTCTTAGCTGCCTAAAACAGCCTCCTAGGCCCTGCTTACAGGGACCTCGGGCTGCTCTGGGGACAAACAGGGACAGAGGGCTCCACAACTCACcacacaggccccgactacagggctgctgagctgaCACGTTGACAACAGGACACGCTGCCATGGAGGCAGAGACCCGGGCCCTGAACTACGGGGCCTTCGCTGTGTCCCtagaggacaaggaggggcaagctgagctcccactccgctcggggactccaaggagactgccctgttactgcccagagcccctctttccctcctgggaagcctaagctaagctgcagcacttttcacagcaacctaaaCGACAAGCACGCGCACGCAcacgcacacacagacacacacgcaGAGGCAAGGGCGGGGCCATACACacacctcttcccaggagagggagcaagccctgggcagccactgttgggacagccatccttaccccggagcaggagagaagagggtcagacttggcctCGCCAGACTGTGTGGAGCGCAGGGAAGCCTCGGGACACCAAAGGCCTTCAGGGGtggccaaaggacaaaagctgcgacacgccccgagtacagggggtcacgctgcacaggcagcccacagcccagaagcTGCCGGGCCTGTGGAAAGGACCCTACCCCGCTTACACGGGAGGCTCGGGGACCAGGTTGCTCCCTTTTCCCCACGGGCCTGGAGACACCGGCTCGCGCCCTCCTTACAGGGCagccgggctccgggcagccaaaggaGCAAAGCAGCCGAAGGCAAACGACGGCACAAACACTGAGCCTGCTTACGGGGAGGTCGCCCTGCACAAAGCCAGGCGGGCCACACTCAAGGTGGCGGCAAAGCCCTTGCGTTACCACAGTTTCCGTCAGACACGAGCGCCTTTGCCCAGTGtgccttgcccagctctgcttttccagcCCGACGCCCATTCTCTTCTCGACGCCTCTTGCCTCGCCAGGCCTCGTCCCCTGTCGGTGCCAGCTGCCGACGAGGAAGGAAGACAGATTTAGGCCTCAGGGGCGCCTCTTCCTCCGGACCCACGGGAAACGgccacctccccaggggtgcccccggccagcttcccacccgcaggcagccccgGCGCCGCAAAGCCCTCCCACCTGGGCTTGTCTCACCCAAGCGCTGCACGGCAGACTTCCGGTCAGTGCTGGAGACGGGATGCGAGGCGGGAACCCTGGTCACATCCAGCTGGGTACGTAAAGCAGCGGCCGCAGAGGCTGCACAATCCTGCTCACAGGGGGGGTGCAGtcgctgctggcatcaaaaagCACCTGGGATGCAAGGGCACTGAGCGGGCCCCGGCCTACAGGGCAGCCCTGGTCCCGGAGGCCCAgggaggctcctcctctccatttcAGGGGCATCTAGATCCACACCCCGCTACGGGGGCGGGCACCCCACtcaggctgccagctgagcgCAAAGGCACTTCGACCCGGGCCCGCTTACGGGTGGGTCAACGCCCAGGGAGCCAAGAGATTGGCCTAGACCTGCAGCTACAGGAAAGAGAGTCAGCAACCAGGCAGTGGGGTTTCACAGACAGAGGCTGGGTCACGGCGGGAGGTCCCAGCCCCAAGCGCGGGGGCCGGGGCGCACACCTTAAGCCAAATAAACCTGGAGCCATGCTGttgaaagcctggggccagacatacccaccctgattacaggggggttccctccaacctcccgccgggcaccgcgacaCACAGCCCTACTTACAGGacggccgctctcgcctcggcactcccaaaaacaCCTACGGAGCCACGGGCTCCGGCCCGCAACCAACTTTCGGGAcggccctcctggctgcagcacggcaacacctcttcaggagcccagggagccaccccgaccctctaagggcccagcAAGGCTCCTTCCTCTTAGCTGCCTAAAACAGCCTCCTAGGCCCTGCTTACAGGGACCTCgggctgctcctggggacaAACAGGGACAGAGGGCTCCACAACTCACCACACAGGTCCCGACTacagggctgctgagctgaCACGTTGACAACAGGACACGCTGCCGTGGAGGCAGAGACCCGGGCCCTGAACTACGGGGCCTTCGCTGTGTCCCtagaggacaaggaggggcaagctgagctcccactccgctcggggactccaaggagactgccctgttactgcccagagcccctctttccctcctgggaagcctaagctaagctgcagcacttttcacagcaacctaaaCGACAAGCACGCGcacgcacacacagacacacacgcaGAGGCAAGGGCGGGGCCATACACacacctcttcccaggagagggagcaagccctgggcagccactgttgggacagccatccttaccccggagcaggagagaagagggtcagacttggcctCGCCAGACTGTGTGGAGCGCAGGGAAGCCTCGGGACACCAAAGGCCTTCAGGGGtggccaaaggacaaaagctgcgacacgccccgagtacagggggtcacgctgcacaggcagcccacagcccagaagcTGCCGGGCCTGTGGAAAGGACCCTACCCCGCTTACACGGGAGGCTCGGGGACCAGGTTGCTCCCTTTTCCCCACGGGCCTGGAGACACCGGCTCGCGCCCTCCTTACAGGGCagccgggctccgggcagccaaaggaGCAAAGCAGCCGAAGGCAAACGACGGCACAAACACTGAGCCTGCTTACGGGGAGGTCGCCCTGCACAAAGCCAGGCGGGCCACACTCAAGGTGGCGGCAAAGCCCTTGCGTTACCACAGTTTCTGTCAGACACGAGCGCCTAGGCCCAGTGtgccttgcccagctctgcttttccagcCCGACGCCCATTCTCTTCTCGACGCCTCTTGCCTCGCCAGGCCTCGTCCCCTGTCGGTGCCAGCTGCCGACGAGGAAGGAAGACAGATTTAGGCCTCAGGGGCGCCTCTTCCTCCGGACCCACGGGAAACGgccacctccccaggggtgcccccggccagcttcccacccaCAGGCTGTCCCTTCTTAATGCGGGGCTGCTGTCACTGATGGCATCAAAAAGTGCCTGGGATGCCTGTGCACCGAGCGGGCCCCGGCCTACATGGCAGCCTTGGTTCCAGTGGCCCATCACTTAGATCTATCTACTGACCCCTCTAGATGCACGTAGACATCTACAGACCCATTAAGACCTCTACAAGCCTCTATAGAACCCGATAGACAGCTAACAGGCCCCTACAGATACACGTGGGTATGCACAGACTTCTATGCACACTTGCATATGCCTGAAGACCTCTATAGAAGCCTGCAAACACCTACACACCTCTGACAGACTCCTTCtggcctgcaagctcacacaGTCTGCTCCGACTGAGCTTCTCCCTAGCACCCCTAAGGTCTTCTCTGGGCTGCTATTTATCATCTCCAccccaagcctgcagtgacagacaGGCTTGCTCTTACCCAGCTGCGGTACTctccacttgctcttgttgaaccgtAGCAGCTTCACctgagcccagctctcctgcctcaccagatgttttctggatgccatcctgtccctctgattTCTCTATTGCACCACTCAGTTTGAGGCCATCTGCACACATGCTGCCAGTGCACCTCTATCTCGCTTACTACAGTTTAGAGACATTAGACAAAAGCGTCCTGGAGCCAAAGAACTCCTTAATTAAATGGAGTCACCTACAGACCCCTCTGCACCTTTAACAGACCACTGCAGAACTCTACAGAACCCTCCCGACCTCCACAGGCTTATTAAAAGGCACCTCCAGACCCaggcagacctctacagacaacTAACAGACCCCTGCAAATCCCTACAGGCATCTACCGACTCCTACAGATGCCTGCAAACACatacagacccctacagagGTCCACAGACCCCTTCAGACTCCTCCAGATATttaacagacccctgcacacatCTACAGACCCCTAAAtgatgcctgcagacacctaACAGACCCACACAGAACCCTCCTAACACCTACTCAACTCTACAGACCTGCACAGActcttccagaccctgacaaTTATCTACCAATGCcttcacacctctgcagacacCCACAGTCACCTACACACCACCACAGACATTGATAAAGCTCTACAGATACCTTcagacccctccacacctttagAAGTTGCCTAGAGACTCCTACAGAACCCTGCAAAAATCTACAGACCTTGACAGAgctctacagacccctccagacattTAAAAGGTGCCTGCAGACCTCCACACCCACCTAGAGATAGCTGCAGGCACCCACATTCCTCTACAAAGCTctacagacctctacagacaactacagacccctccagtaCTCTATAGACATCTACAGATGTCTACAGTCTCCTacagacaacttcagaccttTCAAAGGTGTCTACACACACCCACGGACTCCTCTGCACCTCTACAGAACCCTACAGGCCACTCCAGTCTAATAGATTCCTGTAGACACTTAATAAATGCCTGACAGAGCTCTAGAGACCACTTCAGACCTTTAAAAGATGCCTGCAGACCCATACAGAAACCTCCACACACCTACTGAATGCTACAGACACttgcagacccctacagatccttacagaaatatacagacCCCTCCAGGGACCCCTGTAGACCTCTACAGTGCCCTCCACACCTTTCCAAGCTGCTTAGAGACCTCGGGAAACATCTGGAGACCTCTCCACAGATCTACAGATCTCTAGCAAATGCCTAGAGATGCCTCAAGATACCAACAGACCCCTACAGATCTTTAAGAGGCCCCTAGAGAGCCACAAAATCTCAACAGACTTGTAGAGAACCCTGCAGACCCATAACGAACTCTACAGACACCTCACGACCTTTACAGACTTTTGAGACATacctacagcaccacagacacctctgAAGACCCCTAACCACCTCCACAGGCACCTAGAAAACTCCATAGACTTCCAGAGAGTCCTCCAGACCCCTAAATGTACCCACGGATGCCTCCAGACCCCCACACACCTCTGCAGACTCAGAGAAGCCTCCAGACATTTTATaagacccctgcagacatctACATACCTGGACAAACTTCTACAGCTGCTTGCACATCCCagcagacacctacagacctCTGACACTCTTCTTCTGTCCCGCAAGCTCACACCACGTGCTCACACTCAGCTTCtcccaaacacccccagggctgctctttatCACCTccgcccccagcctgcagtgacaggcaggCTTGCTCCCGCCTACATGCAGCACTCCGCCCTTGCTCTCGTTGAACCTCACAAGcttcacctgggcccagctctcctgcctgcccaggtggTTTCTGGAagccatcctgtccctctgctttctccacagcaccactcagcttggggccatctgcaaacctgctgagggtgcacctcCATCTCgctgcttggacacctccaggcatgatgactccaccacctccctgggcagccttctgcAGATTCCTTGAGCGTAACAAAAATAAAGAGCCATGAAGTAAATAATTAAATATTAACTGACATGCAGTTACTGACACTAACTGCCCTCTCCTGATTGTCatttcagaatcatggaaccacagctctgttcaggctggaagagacctttgagttCACCAAGTCTTGCCTcaagctcacaatcccaccactgctaCTAAGCCACTACCATATCCGGAGGACAACCTTCTGATAGCTTTCACAGGAGACCAACCATCACACTTGCGCAAGATGACCACAAATGGACAGGGAAGCTCCAGAAGCCTCACTGTTCAGGGAGCCATGTGCTTTGTTTGACTCAATATTGGCACACCTAAGATagctaagaggaaaaaaagatacaTCAACAAAAGcaaccccagaactggacaaactTTAGGGTCATTGCTTTCAAGGGTGTCTCATTGACCCAACCAGAGACAGCTGGTCCTTAAGAAATCAAGGCCACCTGTAGCAATCCAGAAGGACACCTCTATAAGTGATGCTTCAGATGGGGCGGGGGGCATCCTGAACCTGTCACACAGCATCCAGGAGTTCGGGAGCAGGAGATGACATTTTTCGGACTAGCAAGAGAAGTCCAGTTGCAGTCAAAGAGTCAATGACTCCATGTCCaggtggagaccagtgacaagtggagctCCTCAGGGGTCTGGCCTAGGTCCTGAGCTGTTTAACATCGTTGTTGGTGACAAGGACAgcggcattgagtgcaccctcagcaagtctgctgatgacaccaagctacaTGGTGCAGGAGactcacctgagggatggcatcCACCCAgaaggatcttgacaggcttgagaagtgagccagtgccaactgcatgaggttcaacaagtcacagggcaaggtcctgcagctgggttgggccAACCCCAGGCATAAAtccaggcagggtgcagagtgggttgagagcaaccctgaaagaaaagccttgggggtgttgattgtggatgtctcctccc
The window above is part of the Pogoniulus pusillus isolate bPogPus1 chromosome 5, bPogPus1.pri, whole genome shotgun sequence genome. Proteins encoded here:
- the LOC135175332 gene encoding uncharacterized protein LOC135175332 isoform X9 codes for the protein MGVGLEKQSWARHTGQRRSCLTETVVTQGLCRHLECGPPGFVQGDLPQRLQPPCEQDCAASAAAALRAQLDVTRVPASQPVSSPDRKSAVQRLGETSPAGTDRGRGLARRGKRRREENGRRAGKAELGKAHWAKALVSDGNCGTQRRPRSSGPGSLPPRQRVLLSTCQLSSPVVGTCVQRLQPPCEQDCAASAAAALRAQLDVTRVPASHPVSSTDRKSAVQRLGETSPGGRALRRRGCLRLAPTGDEAWRGEARGVEKRMGVGLEKQSWARHTGQRRSCLTETVVTQGLCRHLECGPPGFVQGDLPQRLQPPCEQDCAASAAAALRAQLDVTRVPASHPVSSTDRKSAVQRLGETSPGGRALRRRGCLRLAPTGDEAWRGEARGVEKRMGVGLEKQSWARHTGQRRSCLTETVVTQGLCRHLECGPPGFVQGDLPQRLQPPCEQDCAASAAAALRAQLDVTRVPASHPVSSTDRKSAVQRLAGTDRGRGLARRGKRRREENGRRAGKAELGKAHWAKALVSDGNCGTQRRPRSSGPGSLPPRQRVLLSTCQLSSPVVGACVQRLQPPCEQDCAASAAAALRAQLDVTRVPASQPVSSPDRKSAVQRLGETSPGGRALRRRGCLRLAPTGDEAWRGEARGVEKRMGVGLEKQSWARHTGQRRSCLTETVVTQGLCRHLECGPPGFVQGDLPVSRLSVCAVVCLRLLCSFGCPEPGCPVRRARAGVSRPVGKREQPGPRASRVSGVGSFPQARQLLGCGLPVQRDPLYSGRVAAFVLWPPLKAFGVPRLPCTPHSLARPSLTLFSPAPG
- the LOC135175332 gene encoding uncharacterized protein LOC135175332 isoform X24, translated to MGVGLEKQSWARHTGQRRSCLTETVVTQGLCRHLECGPPGFVQGDLPQRLQPPCEQDCAASAAAALRAQLDVTRVPASQPVSSPDRKSAVQRLGETSPAGTDRGRGLARRGKRRREENGRRAGKAELGKAHWAKALVSDGNCGTQRRPRSSGPGSLPPRQRVLLSTCQLSSPVVGTCVQRLQPPCEQDCAASAAAALRAQLDVTRVPASHPVSSTDRKSAVQRLGETSPGGRALRRRGCLRLAPTGDEAWRGEARGVEKRMGVGLEKQSWARHTGQRRSCLTETVVTQGLCRHLECGPPGFVQGDLPQRLQPPCEQDCAASAAAALRAQLDVTRVPASHPVSSTDRKSAVQRLGETSPGGRALRRRGCLRLAPTGDEAWRGEARGVEKRMGVGLEKQSWARHTGQRRSCLTETVVTQGLCRHLECGPPGFVQGDLPQRLQPPCEQDCAASAAAALRAQLDVTRVPASHPVSSTDRKSAVQRLGETSPAGTDRGRGLARRGKRRREENGRRAGKAELGKAHWAKALVSDGNCGTQRRPRSSGPGSLPPRQRVLLSTCQLSSPVVGACVQRLQPPCEQDCAASAAAALRAQLDVTRVPASQPVSSPDRKSAVQRLGETSPGGRALRRRGCLRLAPTGDEAWRGEARGVEKRMGVGLEKQSWARHTGQRRSCLTETVVTQGLCRHLECGPPGFVQGDLPPVSSPDRKSAVQRLGETSPAGTDRGRGLARRGKRRREESGRRAGKAELGKAHWAKALVSDGNCGNARALPPP
- the LOC135175332 gene encoding uncharacterized protein LOC135175332 isoform X39 — protein: MGVGLEKQSWARHTGQRRSCLTETVVTQGLCRHLECGPPGFVQGDLPQRLQPPCEQDCAASAAAALRAQLDVTRVPASQPVSSPDRKSAVQRLGETSPAGTDRGRGLARRGKRRREENGRRAGKAELGKAHWAKALVSDGNCGTQRRPRSSGPGSLPPRQRVLLSTCQLSSPVVGTCVQRLQPPCEQDCAASAAAALRAQLDVTRVPASHPVSSTDRKSAVQRLGETSPGGRALRRRGCLRLAPTGDEAWRGEARGVEKRMGVGLEKQSWARHTGQRRSCLTETVVTQGLCRHLECGPPGFVQGDLPQRLQPPCEQDCAASAAAALRAQLDVTRVPASHPVSSTDRKSAVQRLGETSPGGRALRRRGCLRLAPTGDEAWRGEARGVEKRMGVGLEKQSWARHTGQRRSCLTETVVTQGLCRHLECGPPGFVQGDLPQRLQPPCEQDCAASAAAALRAQLDVTRVPASHPVSSTDRKSAVQRLGETSPAGTDRGRGLARRGKRRREENGRRAGKAELGKAHWAKALVSDGNCGTQRRPRSSGPGSLPPRQRVLLSTCQLSSPVVGACVQRLQPPCEQDCAASAAAALRAQLDVTRVPASQPVSSPDRKSAVQRLGETSPAGTDRGRGLARRGKRRREENGRRAGKAELGKAHWAKALVSDGNCARLQS
- the LOC135175332 gene encoding uncharacterized protein LOC135175332 isoform X27, which encodes MGVGLEKQSWARHTGQRRSCLTETVVTQGLCRHLECGPPGFVQGDLPQRLQPPCEQDCAASAAAALRAQLDVTRVPASQPVSSPDRKSAVQRLGETSPAGTDRGRGLARRGKRRREENGRRAGKAELGKAHWAKALVSDGNCGTQRRPRSSGPGSLPPRQRVLLSTCQLSSPVVGTCVQRLQPPCEQDCAASAAAALRAQLDVTRVPASHPVSSTDRKSAVQRLGETSPGGRALRRRGCLRLAPTGDEAWRGEARGVEKRMGVGLEKQSWARHTGQRRSCLTETVVTQGLCRHLECGPPGFVQGDLPQRLQPPCEQDCAASAAAALRAQLDVTRVPASHPVSSTDRKSAVQRLGETSPGGRALRRRGCLRLAPTGDEAWRGEARGVEKRMGVGLEKQSWARHTGQRRSCLTETVVTQGLCRHLECGPPGFVQGDLPQRLQPPCEQDCAASAAAALRAQLDVTRVPASHPVSSTDRKSAVQRLGETSPAGTDRGRGLARRGKRRREENGRRAGKAELGKAHWAKALVSDGNCGTQRRPRSSGPGSLPPRQRVLLSTCQLSSPVVGACVQRLQPPCEQDCAASAAAALRAQLDVTRVPASQPVSSPDRKSAVQRLGETSPAGTDRGRGLARRGKRRREENGRRAGKAELGKAHWAKALVSDGNCGTQRRPRSSGPGSLPPRQRVLLSTCQLSSPVVGACVVSCGALCPCLSPGAARGPCKQGLGGCFRQLRGRSLAGPLEGRGGSLGS
- the LOC135175332 gene encoding uncharacterized protein LOC135175332 isoform X38; protein product: MGVGLEKQSWARHTGQRRSCLTETVVTQGLCRHLECGPPGFVQGDLPQRLQPPCEQDCAASAAAALRAQLDVTRVPASQPVSSPDRKSAVQRLGETSPAGTDRGRGLARRGKRRREENGRRAGKAELGKAHWAKALVSDGNCGTQRRPRSSGPGSLPPRQRVLLSTCQLSSPVVGTCVQRLQPPCEQDCAASAAAALRAQLDVTRVPASHPVSSTDRKSAVQRLGETSPGGRALRRRGCLRLAPTGDEAWRGEARGVEKRMGVGLEKQSWARHTGQRRSCLTETVVTQGLCRHLECGPPGFVQGDLPQRLQPPCEQDCAASAAAALRAQLDVTRVPASHPVSSTDRKSAVQRLGETSPGGRALRRRGCLRLAPTGDEAWRGEARGVEKRMGVGLEKQSWARHTGQRRSCLTETVVTQGLCRHLECGPPGFVQGDLPQRLQPPCEQDCAASAAAALRAQLDVTRVPASHPVSSTDRKSAVQRLGETSPAGTDRGRGLARRGKRRREENGRRAGKAELGKAHWAKALVSDGNCGTQRRPRSSGPGSLPPRQRVLLSTCQLSSPVVGACVQRLQPPCEQDCAASAAAALRAQLDVTRVPASQPVSSPDRKSAVQRLGETSPAGTDRGRGLARRGKRRREENGRRAGKAELGKAHWAKALVSDGNCAATAAPL